From the genome of Leptospiraceae bacterium, one region includes:
- a CDS encoding Hint domain-containing protein produces the protein MLRLTLRNPCFVAGTLISTKNGFKKIEEIQIGDIVLSKDEASRKIVYKKVTELFYHEVDTLFEIRLSNGEIIETTWNHPFQYQNNQIGDDKKALPVYNLTSDGKIEKVNDLEELLLVGIPAYQKITKNGKETYIQIKGKDIETNINKLRREDGLSIKRRKYKNVD, from the coding sequence ATCCTTCGTTTAACGCTCAGGAACCCCTGTTTTGTCGCGGGGACTCTAATCTCCACAAAAAACGGTTTCAAAAAAATCGAAGAGATTCAAATTGGGGATATAGTGCTATCAAAAGACGAGGCTTCCAGAAAGATTGTGTATAAAAAAGTCACAGAACTTTTTTATCACGAGGTAGATACGCTTTTTGAAATCCGTTTATCTAACGGGGAGATAATAGAGACAACCTGGAACCACCCTTTCCAATATCAAAATAATCAAATAGGTGATGATAAAAAAGCATTGCCCGTATACAATCTGACTTCAGATGGAAAAATTGAAAAAGTAAATGACCTTGAAGAATTATTACTGGTGGGAATTCCTGCATATCAAAAGATAACTAAGAACGGAAAGGAAACTTATATACAGATTAAGGGCAAAGATATTGAAACAAATATCAATAAGCTTCGAAGGGAAGATGGACTTTCTATAAAAAGGAGAAAGTATAAAAATGTTGATTAG
- a CDS encoding Rpn family recombination-promoting nuclease/putative transposase: MDHNSFFKITFQNRENAIDFLKHKLPQELLKDILLDSLEITKDSFVDANYQDVHSDMLFKVPIAGKDSYIYLLLEHKSYPDRMTSFQLLKYMLGIWSLHISQEKKEKSLVLPLILPVLLYHGKNEWQYGDDFQSLQEMMPGWEKYQVNFSYIVYDFSRFQEEDIKGEITTRLFTLLLKYINREEFEEKLVQIISLLAELAEKKTGMEYIETVLLYMLSGVKKIELDSLKSMMETKESRRVKDMLVSLLDKIEQKGYNRALHLVETEKRRAELAERRAEDEKRRAEDEKRKAENEKRRARRAEWKKTLRTAISMRRKALDMPLIASITELDENFLERLFRRIGV; the protein is encoded by the coding sequence GTGGATCATAATTCTTTTTTCAAAATCACTTTCCAGAACCGCGAAAATGCTATCGACTTCCTGAAACACAAATTACCTCAGGAGTTGTTAAAAGACATTCTATTGGATTCTCTCGAAATAACAAAAGATAGTTTCGTCGATGCCAATTATCAGGATGTGCATTCGGATATGCTCTTCAAAGTTCCGATAGCCGGCAAAGATAGCTACATCTATCTTCTTCTCGAACACAAAAGTTATCCCGATAGAATGACTTCATTTCAGCTATTGAAATACATGCTCGGAATTTGGAGCCTTCATATAAGCCAGGAGAAAAAAGAGAAGTCGCTTGTTCTTCCTCTTATCCTGCCTGTGCTTTTATATCACGGAAAAAACGAATGGCAATATGGTGATGATTTTCAGAGCTTACAGGAAATGATGCCGGGCTGGGAAAAATACCAGGTCAATTTTTCCTATATAGTTTATGATTTCTCCAGGTTTCAAGAAGAAGATATAAAAGGAGAAATAACTACGAGACTCTTTACCCTGCTCTTGAAATATATCAATCGTGAAGAGTTTGAAGAAAAGCTGGTGCAAATTATTTCCCTACTTGCGGAATTAGCAGAAAAGAAAACCGGCATGGAATATATAGAAACTGTCCTTCTCTATATGCTATCAGGTGTGAAAAAAATTGAACTTGACAGTCTAAAATCAATGATGGAAACTAAAGAAAGCAGGAGAGTAAAGGATATGCTGGTTTCACTGTTAGATAAAATTGAGCAAAAAGGCTATAATAGAGCCTTACATCTTGTAGAAACCGAGAAAAGAAGAGCTGAACTTGCAGAAAGAAGGGCTGAAGACGAGAAAAGAAGAGCGGAGGACGAGAAAAGAAAAGCGGAAAACGAGAAAAGAAGAGCCAGAAGAGCAGAGTGGAAAAAAACGCTCAGAACGGCTATTTCTATGCGAAGAAAGGCTCTTGATATGCCCCTGATTGCGAGCATCACCGAACTCGATGAAAACTTTTTAGAGAGACTTTTCCGCCGAATAGGGGTTTAA
- a CDS encoding membrane-binding protein, whose product MKKRFHKLILIFSLLLGAIFTLVVVLQNPKGNCVQGDCKNGRGILEFTKGLRYEGEFKDGLQHGFGTFTDAKGNRYEGSWHKGKKQGFGTYSYPGGETYSGFFHKDKKWGKGIYTWNDQTRYTGMWKNGEPEGEGIVTLPGGREMKGIYKNGTIYEGEGIYIYDDGSKYIGEWKDGKRHGEGILKDKTGKLIFQGKWREGQFSKDNG is encoded by the coding sequence ATGAAAAAACGATTCCATAAGCTAATTCTTATATTCTCCCTTCTATTGGGAGCCATATTTACCCTCGTGGTAGTGCTACAAAACCCGAAGGGGAACTGCGTGCAGGGTGACTGTAAGAACGGCAGGGGGATTTTAGAATTCACCAAAGGTCTTCGCTATGAAGGTGAATTCAAAGACGGGCTACAGCACGGATTTGGCACGTTTACCGATGCTAAGGGCAACCGCTACGAAGGTAGCTGGCACAAAGGAAAAAAGCAGGGCTTCGGCACCTACAGCTACCCCGGTGGGGAAACCTACAGCGGCTTCTTTCATAAGGACAAGAAATGGGGAAAGGGCATCTACACCTGGAATGACCAAACCCGCTACACAGGTATGTGGAAAAACGGAGAACCGGAGGGTGAGGGAATTGTTACCCTGCCCGGAGGCAGGGAAATGAAGGGAATCTATAAAAACGGGACTATCTACGAAGGAGAAGGAATCTACATTTACGATGACGGAAGCAAGTATATCGGGGAATGGAAAGATGGCAAGCGTCACGGGGAGGGAATATTGAAAGATAAGACAGGGAAGTTAATCTTTCAAGGCAAGTGGAGAGAAGGACAGTTTTCAAAAGATAATGGATAA